Within Coprobacter tertius, the genomic segment GGGAAACCCTCGAATCTTATAAAGGGGAAAAAGGAAAAAAAATCGTATTTATACATGGAAAAGGAGACGGTATATTAAGAAAAGCGATACTTACCGAGTTACGTACCAAATACAAACATTACGACTATCAAGATGCCTCTTTTCGTGAATACGGTTTCGGAGCGACCCAGATAACAATCCGATAACCATATTTCTTAAAGTGTCTATCCGTCTGATAATTCGGTAAACGATCGAAAATATTTTTTGTAATTTATTTTACAATATATTTTGCCATCCCGGGAGTCGATTCAACGGCTAATGCTGTTGAATCGACTCCCGTCGCATAAATAAAGAAGGCTTCTATATCCTTATTTTGCTCGGCGAGAAGCATACTTTTTTCGAGTCCGAGTACCATAAATGCGGTAGCATAAGCATCGGCAGTCATACAATCGGGGGCAAATACCGTTGCACTTAACAAAGAATGCTGTACCGGATAACCGCTCACCGGATCGATCGTATGGGCAATACGTTTCCCGTTCACAATTTTATAGTTACGATAATTACCCGATGTGGCCATCGCACCATCACTCATTGCGACAACTTGTTGTACCTCACCGTAACCACCATCATCCTCCGGCTTATTGATACCTACTTTCCAGCATTCACCATGCGGATTTATTCCTTTGGCAACAATCTCTCCTCCTATCTCGACCAAATAATTACGAATTCCTTTTTTCGAAAGCATTTCTGCAATCACATCACAGGCATATCCCTTTGCTATTGCCGAAAAATTAAGTGTCATACGAGGATCGCTTTTTATTACTCTGTCGCCCTGCAACGAAATCTTTTTCATTCCTACAAACTGCCTGAGACTATCGATAATAACAGGAGTTACCGAGTCTTTTTTATCATAACCGAATCCCCATGCATTAATCAAAGGAGACAAAGTAGGATCAAAGGCGCCTCCGGTATCTTCATAAATCTCTTTAGACCGGTTAAAAACGACCGTAAACCATTTATCGGCAACGACACCGGTATCGTTGCGATTTATACGGGAAATGATAGAAGTCGGATCGAAAGGAGACAATGATGCATTAAAACGATGCAGTTCATCCTCGATTTCTTCTTGCAAATCATTACTATACTGATAAGTAATATGATATACGGTACCGAATATCAAGCCTTCGTTAAACCGGTATTCAGCCGACCGTCCGTTTCTCATCCAAAATATGATTGCAAATACAATCAAGAATAAGACACACGCAATATATCCTCTTTTATTAAACTTCATCCGATATAAATAATTACATAAAAATAAATCGAAACTTTCACTTCGACTTTTCTATTGGAAATACAAATGTTCGATCAAAATTTTTACACCGATAAGTATAAGTATAATACCCCCAATAACCTCAGCTCCGGTTTTAAGCCGGCGACCAAAACATTTACCAATATATTGCCCAATAAGTGAAATTATAATAGTAGTAAACGTTATAATGAGTGTCGGTATACACATATTCATATTCAGAAAAGCAAATGAAATGCCCACAGCAAGAGCATCAATACTGGTCGCCACAGACAACCCGATCAGCGTACGAGTACAAGTCGGATCAAAACAAACAGGACGATCTTCTTCCCTCTTACTTCCCTCATAAATCATTTTCCCTCCTAAAAATAGTAACAAAGTAAAAGCGATCCAATGATCATAAGATTCTATATATCGTCTGAAACCGTGTCCCAACCACCAGCCGATAAGGGGCATTCCTCCCTGAAATATCCCGAAAAATGCCGAAACCTTCAGCACTTTTTTCCAGCGAAGCGGGTGCATAACAGTACCCATAGTAAGAGATACGGCAAAACAATCCATAGATAGGCCTATTGCCAACAGCAATATCTCAAATATTCCCATTTGTGTTTCATTTTCGCCAGCAAAAGTAGCAAATCTTAACGGAAAAACAGGATCGGGAATTATTTATTTGTCTTTTTTTGCGCACGGGCATATTCCATCACGTTAGAAGGGGGGCGCTCATTATCAAGTTCGCAAGCCATAAACTCCATATAAGTCAATACGTGCGCAAAATATTTTTTAAGTCCTTTACATAAATAATTCAACCCGGGTTCACCGGTTGAAGATTTCAATATCCGATTTTTAGGACATTCTCCGTTACAAAGCCTGAGAAAAGTACACTCCCGACACTGACGGGGTAATTTATCCCACTTATCGTTTCCGAAAGAAGTTTGTTTTGCAGATAACATCATAGAAATGATACTTTCTGTACGTATGTTTCCCAAACGATATTCGGGATAAACGAAGTGATCGCAGGCATACAAATCTCCATTATGTTCAAGTGCGGCCGCATGTCCGCACGTTTTACCAAATACACATACTCCGGGAGGCTGGCCGACCATACCTGCTAAAGTAGCATCGAACATTTGTACAAAATAACTTCCGACGTCCTCTTTTATCCACTCATCGAACATATCACAATAAAACTGTCCGAAATCTTCACTCTTAACACACCAAGGAGGCATTTCCGTATGGTAAAATTCACCCGGAGGCAATAATTCGAGTCCATCGTCACGATCTCCCCATCTTTCTACTATCGGAGAAAATTGCATATAACGACTTCCTATTTCTTTAAAAAAACGATACGTTTCTACTGGATAATGTACATTATAATCATTGATAACCGAAAGCGTATTAAACTCTACACCATGCTTTTGCAATAACTCTATCCCCCTCATTACACGCGAAAAAGTACCTCTCCCACCTTTATCGAGCCGATACCGGTCATGTATGTGTTCCGGCCCGTCGATCGAGATACCAACCAGAAAATTATTGTCTTTGAAAAAACGACACCATTCGTCATTCAACAGCAAACCATTAGTTTGTATCGAATTTACTATCGTACGTCCACCGCCATACTGTTTCTGAAATATGACTGCCTTACGGTAAAAATCGATACCCCGTAATAAAGTCTCTCCACCATGCCAGGTAAAAGAGACCTCGGGAAGCGTTTGAGAATTAATATATTCTTCGGTAAATTTTTCGAGCAATTCATCCGTCATACGGTTTATTTTCCGATCACGGTACAAAGAGTCTTTTTCAAGGTAATAACAATAACTACAATCGAGGTTGCATAAAGCCCCGACCGGTTTTACCATTACATACAACGGATAGTTAAGCGGATTATAAACGATTGTTTTTCCCATATAGCCATTCATTCAAACGGCTCAAAGATAAAACAATCGTTCTGCGCATACAAATAATATGATTTTAATTTATCAGAATACACGCATAGGCACACCCGGGCGTCCTCTGAAATCGCCTCCACGTTGAGGCCTAAAATCACCTTCCCGACCTCGTCCCGGACCACCATCAGGGCCGCTACCGCCTTTTTTACCGAAAGTATTAAAACGATAGGTAAACGAAAGCATACAATAACTGGTAAGCACATTAGACTGAGTGTCTTGCATATAGTTACCCGTCACAGTACGTGAAATACTGTTACGCTGTTTCAGTATATCATATATTTTGAACAATAGCGTAGCGCTTTTCCCTTTCAAAAATTGATAAGATACTTCGGCATTCCACATATATACATTCTTCTGGATACCGGTACCATATCCTTCCCGACCCGTATAATTAAAATCGGAACCCAGAATAATACTCCAAGGTAAATAAACGCTTACATTCGCCGAACCGCCGTAATTCATCTGGTTACGGTCTTGTTGCCCCTGCAAACTATTACGGGTAAGTCGATACGAATAATTTCCTCCGAGTTCGAAATCGAACCAATCCGAACGGTAAGCAAAACGCGGACGTTCGTTTATACTGAAGTCTCCGGTACGATTTCGTAAGCTCTCTCCCTTTCCCTGATTTACATAACCTATATTATTAGAATAGGAAAATCCCAAATCGTTGGAAATAGAAAATTTTTTATTGCGGAACGGCGTACTGAACATAGAACCCACACTCGCATTCCATACTCCGTTGACATTTATAGGCATCGTCGTCTGAATACCTGTTTCAGAATCATAAAAGGTCTTGTTTACAATACTGTTGCGTACTACACTGGCACGGCCGTATACACCGTAAGCCCGTTGCGTTTCACGCTGAAAAGAGCCGAAATTAAAATTAAGGCTGTTATTAAAATAAGAATTCAAATCGGGATTCCCCTTACTGATGCGTAAAGGATCGGTAATGTTCTTGACCGGTTGTAACTGGTCGATCGAAGGCTGCCCCGAACTTCCCCAATAATTTATACGCAAATAAGTCTGTTTATCGAACCGGTACATGAAATTAAAGAAAGGCGAATAATTCACATCCACTCTTGCAGGCACACTTCTGTCTCCATCGATAAGGTTCTTCGATTCCATGCGTACAGCTTCGACATTCATTCCCACATTATAATTGAATTTTTCCCGTATTCCCCGCAAACCGATACTTCCCTGATGTGTATTGAATTTATTACGGGAACGGTTACTGTAGAGCGAATCGATAGGTTCTCCCGGTTTGGAAAGATCATAGTTAAAACGGTCGGCATTATTATAATTATATCGGTAAGAATAAGCAAACGAGAGAAAATGATTTTTCAATACCGGCTCTACATAAGAGAGGCGAGCTTGCATACTTCCATTCCAGTTATGATTATCGGTACGCTGACGTACGATACTCGTACTATCTACCAAATAAAAATGATTTTCACTGTAACTCAAGCCATCCTGTTCGGTATCGTTCAAACGGTAATTCATCGAAAGACTTATCTGGCGTCCTTTTTTATTTTTAAATTTACGGTTCAACATCAATCGCCCATTAAAATTAAATCCGTTTCCATCGTTCGAGGAACTACTAACTCCACTATTTACACTATCCCGAGCGGCATTTCCTGCCAACAATGCCGAAGTGCCGTTACTTTCGTTCCATGATTTATTATAACCGATTTGGGGCATAAAATCGATAGTCGTTAACGTGTCCGGCTGCCATCTCAACCGCATATTCATGTTAAAATTCCGGCTGTTGCTATGACTGTTACTGTTGCTGTTCTCATAAGAAGTACTATCGGGAAGAAAGTTTTGACGTTCCGAATTTTGCCATGCTTTCCGATTAGCGCTCACAAAACGGGCATCTGCACCTATTACCAGTTTATCCTTATCGGGAGTACCCCTGTTAAATATCAAAGCTCCTAATCCTGAAGTATTGATACCGCTATTGCCGCCGAAACCTCGTCCGGAATACATTCCAGCACCCAAATCGTCAGCACCTTCATTATTTGTATTATTTGCTTTACCTATTCCCATAAATTGCGTCTGATCGATAAAATGGCCGACCATACCCCCTGCAACAAAACGGTCCTGAGTACCGTAACCAGCTTGAACGTTACCGAACCATCCCCGATTCATCCCTTTTTTTATGGTTAGATTTATCACCGTCTCATCGTTCCCGTCATCGACACCGGTAAGCCGTGCTTCATCCGATTTACGATCTACAACTTGTAATTTATCTACCATATCCACCGGTAGATTCTTTGTTGCCATTTTAGGATCATCGGGGAAAAATTCTTTTCCGTCGACCAAAATTTTCTTAATTTCTTTTCCTCCGGATTTTATTTTTCCGTCAGAATCGACTTCAACTCCTGGAAGTTTCTTCAATAAATCTTCGACCACCGCATTAGGCTGGGTTTTATAAGAATCGGCATTAAACTCGAGAGTATCCTGCTTCACCACAACATCGGGTACCTTCCCTACAACAACAGCCTCTTTCAGCATAATTCCATTGGGTTGCATTCCTACGATACCCATACTCAACCGAGGCTGTGAAGAGGAAGCCTGAATATCTTTATTCACCGGTGTATATCCCAGATAAGTAAACGCAACCACATATTTTCCCGGATTAACCCTGAATGTATATCTACCCAATGTATCGGTAGTAGCAGAGGTCACAAAAGAACTATCTTTAGCCTTCAGTACACGTACTGTAACTAATTCCATAGCGATTTTTTCCACTTCATCCTGCACGATACCCGAAACACGTATTTTCTGAGTTTGAGCTTTCACTTCAGAAATTGTACCGAATGCCATTAAACAGGCAATCATCACCAAATAAAAACGGGACATATTTTTGTAAATAATATTTTTAATACTCCTCAATAAACTTTTACATTGCAGCTTCGACAATCAAATTTAGAAATGGTTTAAAAGTGTTTCGCGATTTTGCATATTTTTAATAAAGCAGGTCTCGTTCTCATATATAAATACATTTTTTGGCATTTTTATCTTACATAAATACAAAACAATCGCAAGATGTGGCTATATTTGCAATTCTCGACACAAAGATAAAAATAAGTATATCCCCGAACAATGAAAGATTTTATAAAGATTTTACTCCGGTTTGTGCCCCCCTATAAAAAATACTTGTTCCTGAATATTTTTTTCAACATTCTATCAACAGTATTGAGTTTATTTTCATTCGCGTTACTGATTCCCATACTTCAGATACTATTTAAAATAAATGAAGCGCACTATGAATATATGCAACTGGGAAGTGCATCTTTTAAAGACGTATTTATCAATAATTTTTATTATTACATTACACTCTTTATCGAGAATCATGGAGGAGCCCTTACCCTAATGCTTCTGGGAGCACTATTAGTAGTGATGACTTTTTTCAAAACATTTACCAGTTATCTGAGTTCTTATTTTATGATCCCCATTCGTTCGGGAGTCGTTCGAGATATACGTAACTACGTATTCAGCAAGGTCGTAAGTTTACCTATCGGATTTTTCACAACCGAACGAAAAGGAGATGTAATGGCCCGTATGACCGGAGATGTTTCCGAAATAGAAAATTCTATCATGTCGTCTCTCGACATGATGTTTAAAAACCCGATCATGATCATCGTATACCTTACAACGATGTTCTTAGTAAGTTGGCAATTAACCCTGTTTGTCATGGTACTCTTACCTATCAGCGGTTATATAATGGGAAAAGTCGGGAAAAAACTGAAAAGAAACTCGGTAGAAGCACAACAACAATGGGGTACCCTTATGGCGCAAATAGAAGAAACGTTAGGAGGTTTACGTATTATAAAAGCGTTTAACGCCGAAAGAAAAATTAAAGATCGCTTTATCACGGCCAACAATAAATTTTTTAAACTGACCAATCGTATTAGCCGACGCCAGGCTCTCGCCCACCCGATGAGCGAATTTTTAGGGACATTTACCATCGCTATTGTCTTATGGTACGGAGGATCTCTTATCCTGGGAGGGAAAAGCAGTATCGACGCAGCTTCGTTTATTTACTACCTCGTTATTTTTTACAGTATTATAAATCCGGCAAAAGATTTTTCAAAAGCGGCTTATGCCGTACAAAGAGGTCTTGCTTCTATGGAACGTGTCGATAAAATATTATCGGCTGAAAACCCGATAAAAAGCCCCGAACATCCGGTAAATAAGTCTTCTTTAGATAAAAAAATCGAGTATCGAAACGTATCTTTCAAATATAAAACCGACTGGGTTATAAAAGATGTTTCTATCGAAATACCCAAAGGTCAAACCATCGCCCTGGTAGGACAATCAGGTTCAGGGAAATCTACTATGGCCGATTTGCTTCCTCGCTTTTACGACGTAGATAAGGGTGGAGTATTTATCGACGGGGTAAACATAAAAGATATGACACCTCTGCAATTACGTTCTATGATGGGAAATGTCAATCAGGAAGCGATCCTTTTTAATGATACATTTTTCAACAATATCGCTTTCGGCGTAGAAGGAGCAACAATGGAACGAGTTATCGAAGCCGCTAAAATAGCAAATGCCCATGACTTTATTATTGCTACCGAAAACGGTTACGATACCAATATCGGCGATCGGGGATGCCGTTTGTCGGGAGGTCAGCGACAACGAATCAGTATAGCTCGGGCCATACTAAAAAATCCAGCCATCCTGATCCTCGACGAGGCGACATCAGCCCTCGATACCGAGTCGGAACGTCTGGTTCAAGAAGCGCTTGAAAACCTGATGAAAAACCGAACTACAATCGTTATCGCACACCGCTTATCTACCATAAAAGACGCTAATAAAATATATGTTATGCACGAAGGCGAAATTGTAGAAGAAGGGACACATGACGAACTTATCGCACTCAATCGTTATTACAAGAGGCTTGTCGACATGCAGAAATTTTAATATCCCGGTAAAATAATATAAACATTTTCTCTAACCGGAAATTGTTTTTGCATAGCTAAACGAGTTTTTTTATTTCTTTTCATTGTATTTGTAAAAAAGAGAATACCTTTGTAAGATCATGTCGACTATGGGAAAGACTCTTAAATATATTCTGATGGCATTTTTCGTTACGATAGCCGTAAGTACGGCTATCGTACGAAATACCATTTCCCAAAAACTGACCAACTACGAAGGCATTACTTCCGGCCTTTTTTATGGAGAACAATCGACGAATAACGGGAAAAATATTGCGTTTTTAAACGCAATACAGAACGATACACCTTTCCTGATTACCACACAAGATAATCCTGTGCCTTCATTTTTGAGAGCAGGTCAAAAAAACAATCATCATTTACAATTCAAACAAGATCTTATCGGTACAGAGTCTTATTTATATATCGCATATAAATCGACTCTTCGAAGCCATACTCAACATTATTCCTTATTAAGAAGTAAAGGGCACTACCTTTATTCTCTATGTAAACTCCTGATTTAGCGGTTATTATTTTGTAACATTTTACTTTTCGGACTGCGGATTTGGAAAGAAGAAAACGTATACCCATAAACATTCTTATGGGTAAGCAGCAAACATATATATCTTCCTTCAACAACAGGGAAGATATATCCCGCACATTTTAATCACAAATTATATAACGCTAAAAACTAAAAAAATGAATTCTGAGATCATATATAAAAAAGGAATATCTTTAATCGGGTGCATACTATTAATAGCAGGTATAATAATCGTTTATGCACAAACTTTACTCGATGTTACGGCAACGTCGGCCAAGCTGGCCCTAATGCTGGTAGGAGCGGTTTGTATTTTAGTGGGTCTCGTTAAATTATTAATGGGGAAAAAATATATTATTTATCAGGGAAGCGGTAGTAAAGTAAAAAATATGAATCTGTTTTTCGACTCTCACGAAATAAATAAATTACAGGGATTACTCGAATCAAAACAATTCGAATACCTGCAAAAATTGAAACCTGCAGAAGGAAACAAAGCCGGAGTCAGACTCGATCTTCTTGTATCAGAAGATAAAAAATTCGCCGCAGCACAGGTATTTCAGTTTATCCCGTTTAAATACGAACCAGCCAGTGATTTAATAAATTTCTATGACGAAGACGCTGCAACTTTATCTAAATACATTCCCGCACAATAAGTAGGGAATTCACAACCTTATTTTTTTCCAATTCCACCCGAGCTTTACAGTCAGGGTGGAATTTTATTTTAATACTCCGAATCTTAAAAAGAGACCGAACAAAAACAAATTGTAACAACCAAATGTTTATGTAGGAAAAACAACCCATAAAACTTTTCTTACATGGAACACGTACATTTAAAAACGGGCTGGAAGATGTTCCTTACCCTGTTAGCAGGACTTTTCTTCGCCCTCGATGTCTCCGCCCAAAAAATTACCGTACAGGGTACGGTAAAAGATCAGGCTGGCGAGCCGGTTACAGGAGCAAATGTTATTGTAAAAGGGGAGACACACGGAACAATGACGGATATCGATGGTCATTTCCGCATCGATGCTCCGGGAAACGGTATTCTTACATTCTCCTTTATAGGTTATACAACAAAAGATGTTCCTATAGAAAACCGTACCCAAATAAATGTTATACTGGAAGAAAACGTATTCTCGCTGGGAGAAGTCGTTGCGATAGGATACGGTACAGTGAAAAAAAGTGATGCTACCGGAGCTGTAACAACAATAAAACCCGATGAGGTGAACAAAGGTCTGGCCACCTCAGCTCAGGATCTTCTCGTAGGAGCAACTCCGGGTGTTGTCGTCACCCTGAATGGGGGTAAACCCGAAGGAGGGGGCGATATCCGTATTCGTGGAGGATCATCACTGAACGCTACTAACGACCCACTAATCGTTATCGACGGAGTACCGGTAGATAATTCGGGTATTACGGGTATGTCTAATGCTCTAAGCATGATTCCCCCTGACAACATCGAATCGTTTACGATTCTCAAAGATGCGTCAGCTACTGCTATTTACGGTTCTCGCGCATCGAACGGAGTAATTATAATTACGACCAAAAAAGGGACCAGCGGACGACCGCAAATCAATTTTAACGCAAATGTTTCGGTAAATACTCCTCGAAAAAAAGTCGGAGTTTACGACGCATCGGAATTCAGAGGTATCGTTGCCGAACGATACGGAATGGGAAGTCAGGCTTACGCTTTACTGGGCAATTATAACACAAACTGGCAGGATGAGATATTG encodes:
- a CDS encoding FAD:protein FMN transferase, with the translated sequence MRNGRSAEYRFNEGLIFGTVYHITYQYSNDLQEEIEDELHRFNASLSPFDPTSIISRINRNDTGVVADKWFTVVFNRSKEIYEDTGGAFDPTLSPLINAWGFGYDKKDSVTPVIIDSLRQFVGMKKISLQGDRVIKSDPRMTLNFSAIAKGYACDVIAEMLSKKGIRNYLVEIGGEIVAKGINPHGECWKVGINKPEDDGGYGEVQQVVAMSDGAMATSGNYRNYKIVNGKRIAHTIDPVSGYPVQHSLLSATVFAPDCMTADAYATAFMVLGLEKSMLLAEQNKDIEAFFIYATGVDSTALAVESTPGMAKYIVK
- a CDS encoding manganese efflux pump MntP is translated as MGIFEILLLAIGLSMDCFAVSLTMGTVMHPLRWKKVLKVSAFFGIFQGGMPLIGWWLGHGFRRYIESYDHWIAFTLLLFLGGKMIYEGSKREEDRPVCFDPTCTRTLIGLSVATSIDALAVGISFAFLNMNMCIPTLIITFTTIIISLIGQYIGKCFGRRLKTGAEVIGGIILILIGVKILIEHLYFQ
- a CDS encoding anaerobic sulfatase-maturation protein, translated to MGKTIVYNPLNYPLYVMVKPVGALCNLDCSYCYYLEKDSLYRDRKINRMTDELLEKFTEEYINSQTLPEVSFTWHGGETLLRGIDFYRKAVIFQKQYGGGRTIVNSIQTNGLLLNDEWCRFFKDNNFLVGISIDGPEHIHDRYRLDKGGRGTFSRVMRGIELLQKHGVEFNTLSVINDYNVHYPVETYRFFKEIGSRYMQFSPIVERWGDRDDGLELLPPGEFYHTEMPPWCVKSEDFGQFYCDMFDEWIKEDVGSYFVQMFDATLAGMVGQPPGVCVFGKTCGHAAALEHNGDLYACDHFVYPEYRLGNIRTESIISMMLSAKQTSFGNDKWDKLPRQCRECTFLRLCNGECPKNRILKSSTGEPGLNYLCKGLKKYFAHVLTYMEFMACELDNERPPSNVMEYARAQKKTNK
- a CDS encoding TonB-dependent receptor; protein product: MSRFYLVMIACLMAFGTISEVKAQTQKIRVSGIVQDEVEKIAMELVTVRVLKAKDSSFVTSATTDTLGRYTFRVNPGKYVVAFTYLGYTPVNKDIQASSSQPRLSMGIVGMQPNGIMLKEAVVVGKVPDVVVKQDTLEFNADSYKTQPNAVVEDLLKKLPGVEVDSDGKIKSGGKEIKKILVDGKEFFPDDPKMATKNLPVDMVDKLQVVDRKSDEARLTGVDDGNDETVINLTIKKGMNRGWFGNVQAGYGTQDRFVAGGMVGHFIDQTQFMGIGKANNTNNEGADDLGAGMYSGRGFGGNSGINTSGLGALIFNRGTPDKDKLVIGADARFVSANRKAWQNSERQNFLPDSTSYENSNSNSHSNSRNFNMNMRLRWQPDTLTTIDFMPQIGYNKSWNESNGTSALLAGNAARDSVNSGVSSSSNDGNGFNFNGRLMLNRKFKNKKGRQISLSMNYRLNDTEQDGLSYSENHFYLVDSTSIVRQRTDNHNWNGSMQARLSYVEPVLKNHFLSFAYSYRYNYNNADRFNYDLSKPGEPIDSLYSNRSRNKFNTHQGSIGLRGIREKFNYNVGMNVEAVRMESKNLIDGDRSVPARVDVNYSPFFNFMYRFDKQTYLRINYWGSSGQPSIDQLQPVKNITDPLRISKGNPDLNSYFNNSLNFNFGSFQRETQRAYGVYGRASVVRNSIVNKTFYDSETGIQTTMPINVNGVWNASVGSMFSTPFRNKKFSISNDLGFSYSNNIGYVNQGKGESLRNRTGDFSINERPRFAYRSDWFDFELGGNYSYRLTRNSLQGQQDRNQMNYGGSANVSVYLPWSIILGSDFNYTGREGYGTGIQKNVYMWNAEVSYQFLKGKSATLLFKIYDILKQRNSISRTVTGNYMQDTQSNVLTSYCMLSFTYRFNTFGKKGGSGPDGGPGRGREGDFRPQRGGDFRGRPGVPMRVF
- a CDS encoding ABC transporter ATP-binding protein — translated: MKDFIKILLRFVPPYKKYLFLNIFFNILSTVLSLFSFALLIPILQILFKINEAHYEYMQLGSASFKDVFINNFYYYITLFIENHGGALTLMLLGALLVVMTFFKTFTSYLSSYFMIPIRSGVVRDIRNYVFSKVVSLPIGFFTTERKGDVMARMTGDVSEIENSIMSSLDMMFKNPIMIIVYLTTMFLVSWQLTLFVMVLLPISGYIMGKVGKKLKRNSVEAQQQWGTLMAQIEETLGGLRIIKAFNAERKIKDRFITANNKFFKLTNRISRRQALAHPMSEFLGTFTIAIVLWYGGSLILGGKSSIDAASFIYYLVIFYSIINPAKDFSKAAYAVQRGLASMERVDKILSAENPIKSPEHPVNKSSLDKKIEYRNVSFKYKTDWVIKDVSIEIPKGQTIALVGQSGSGKSTMADLLPRFYDVDKGGVFIDGVNIKDMTPLQLRSMMGNVNQEAILFNDTFFNNIAFGVEGATMERVIEAAKIANAHDFIIATENGYDTNIGDRGCRLSGGQRQRISIARAILKNPAILILDEATSALDTESERLVQEALENLMKNRTTIVIAHRLSTIKDANKIYVMHEGEIVEEGTHDELIALNRYYKRLVDMQKF